A DNA window from Daucus carota subsp. sativus chromosome 3, DH1 v3.0, whole genome shotgun sequence contains the following coding sequences:
- the LOC108215249 gene encoding scarecrow-like protein 8: MSSGRYPDFYNSGGLNGRSVMNINNSQGPYRPYLAGITPDQASLLQRRSDLIGKRSLADFQQQFQHQQQQQLGVYLRDVKQRVNYQQHASPISTLSPPVDFSGNSLSPELSAISSSSIYGLPVLQQLRRPAGVPIISDVVVKTEENKMMSRLQELENELLTDEEDQNGVVSILSNSEWSETIQNLIGSGHKPYISPSPTSSASSCSSSSISPPVCAKQSLIEAASAISDAKNDVALDTLTRLIKLGNTKGTSEQRLVAYLAQALMSRVQSTQSPTDLYSKDHMLSTQMLYEMSPCFKLGFMAANLAILEEIGSDANAVKLHVVDFDIGQGRQYVHLLHTLAAKIKNENKLISLKITALVDHSDLSSQLTIVRDNLNAVASRAGVNFTFNAMSSNAIKLTSDAIGVQSDDVLVVNLAFKLFKLPDESVTTDNLRDGLLHSVKALSPKVVTVVEQDMNCNTASFLPRVNEVLKYYGALFDSLDATLSRDNVDRMRIEEGLSRKMCNSVACEGRDRVERCEVFGKWRARMGMAGFEAKKMSQKLIDSLRVKVNSGTRGNPGFTVNEEAGGVGFGWMGRSLTVASAWR; encoded by the coding sequence ATGTCCTCCGGTAGGTATCCGGATTTTTATAATTCCGGCGGGCTTAACGGGAGGTCTGTTATGAATATTAACAACTCTCAAGGTCCGTACCGGCCATATCTCGCCGGAATTACACCCGATCAGGCTTCTCTTCTTCAACGGCGCTCCGATTTAATCGGGAAGCGTTCTCTCGCGGATTTTCAGCAGCAATTTCAGCATCAGCAACAGCAACAGCTCGGAGTTTATCTACGGGACGTGAAGCAGAGAGTGAATTATCAACAGCATGCGTCGCCAATTTCGACGCTCTCGCCGCCGGTTGATTTTTCCGGTAACTCTCTTTCCCCTGAACTCTCTGCCATTTCTTCGTCTTCGATATATGGATTACCGGTTTTGCAACAACTCCGGCGACCTGCCGGCGTTCCGATAATTTCGGACGTGGTCGTGAAAACCGAGGAGAACAAGATGATGAGTCGGTTACAGGAGCTTGAGAACGAGTTGTTGACCGACGAGGAAGATCAAAATGGCGTCGTTTCGATTCTATCAAACAGCGAGTGGTCCGAGACGATCCAGAATCTCATCGGGTCGGGTCATAAACCTTACATCTCGCCTTCACCTACATCATCAGCTTCTTCCTGTTCATCTTCCTCGATATCTCCGCCTGTTTGCGCCAAACAGTCCTTAATTGAAGCCGCATCAGCCATCTCGGACGCAAAGAACGACGTCGCTTTAGACACGCTCACGCGCCTGATCAAACTCGGCAACACTAAAGGGACCTCGGAACAGAGACTAGTTGCCTACCTCGCTCAAGCGCTGATGTCGCGCGTGCAGTCCACTCAGTCTCCAACTGATTTATATTCCAAGGACCATATGCTATCAACTCAAATGCTTTACGAAATGTCGCCGTGTTTCAAACTCGGCTTCATGGCGGCTAATCTAGCGATACTCGAAGAAATCGGATCGGATGCTAACGCCGTTAAGCTCCACGTCGTTGATTTTGATATCGGACAGGGGCGACAGTACGTACACTTGCTACACACGCTAGCTGCAAAAATAAAGAACGAGAATAAATTAATCTCGTTGAAGATAACGGCGTTAGTTGATCATAGCGATTTGTCATCGCAATTGACGATCGTTAGAGATAATCTCAATGCGGTTGCGAGCAGAGCTGGTGTGAATTTTACGTTTAATGCCATGAGTTCGAATGCGATCAAATTGACATCTGATGCAATTGGGGTCCAAAGCGACGACGTTTTGGTTGTAAATCTCGCATTCAAGTTGTTTAAGCTCCCTGATGAGAGTGTGACAACGGATAATTTGAGAGACGGATTGCTCCACAGTGTTAAAGCGTTGTCACCAAAGGTGGTAACGGTTGTTGAGCAGGATATGAACTGCAACACGGCGTCGTTTTTGCCGCGCGTGAATGAGGTTTTGAAATATTATGGCGCGTTGTTTGACTCACTCGACGCTACGTTGAGTAGGGATAATGTGGATCGAATGAGGATAGAGGAAGGGCTGAGTCGGAAGATGTGTAACTCGGTTGCGTGTGAGGGGAGAGACCGGGTCGAGAGATGCGAGGTGTTCGGCAAGTGGAGGGCCCGGATGGGAATGGCTGGGTTTGAGGCGAAGAAGATGAGTCAAAAACTAATTGACTCACTCCGTGTGAAGGTTAACTCGGGGACACGTGGTAATCCGGGATTCACAGTTAATGAAGAAGCTGGCGGAGTTGGTTTTGGGTGGATGGGACGCTCGCTCACTGTCGCGTCGGCTTGGagatga